DNA sequence from the Arthrobacter crystallopoietes genome:
GCAGCCCTGCCGATCCAGGGCTCTTTGGCCCACCCTACTAAAAATAGTAAGCAAGCTGAATAATATGGTGGAGAAGCGGTTTTAGCCCGCACATAGTGCCGACCGGAAAGGAGCCGCAGTGACGCTTCAGCTGGAGAAACCTGCCCGCAAGCCCCGGCTGCGGCGCATCAACTGCAACGGTCCGGGGATCAGCCGCCGCCGTTACGGCAAGGGGTACAGCTACCGGGCAGCGGACGGCAGCAAGATCAAGGATCCGGAAACAGTGGAGCGGATCAACCAGCTGGCCATCCCGCCCGCCTGGCGCGACGTCTGGATCAGCCCGGTCCCCAACGGGCACATCCAGGCAACAGGGATTGACGACGCCGGCCGGCGGCAATACATCTACCATCCCCGCTGGCGGGAGCTGAAGGACCGCGAGAAGTTCGACCGCGCACTGGACTTCGGCGACGCCCTTCCCAAGGCGCGCCCCGGCATCACCCGCATCCTGCGCTCGGAAGGTCCCTCGGAGCAGCGTGCCTACGCCGCGGCCTTCCGCCTGATCGAGGATGCGGGACTGCGTATCGGCAACGAGGAGTATGCGCAGACCAACGGCTCCTTCGGCGTGACCACCATCCAGATCCGGCACTTGCGGGTCCGCGGCTCCGTTATCGAACTGGACTTTCCTGCCAAGAGCGGCCAGCAGTGGACGGGCCACATCGAGGATGCGGACCTCGCGGAGGCCCTGAAGCCCCTGCTCAAAAACCGCGGACCGGACGAGCAGGTCCTGGGGTACTTCAACGACGACGGCGAATTCACGCCCATCAGCAGCGCAGGCCTGAACGACTTCATCCGCGAACAATGCGGCGAGGACTTCACGGCCAAGGACTTCCGCACCTGGCAGGGCACCGTGGCCGCCGCCATCGCGCTGGCCGCCCACCCGCCGGAGCGCAGCAGCCCCACCGCCCGGAAGAAAGCCGTAGCCGCCGCCATGCGCGAGGTCGCCGAGCACCTGGGCAACACCGCCACGATCGCCCGCAAGTCCTACGTGGACCCGCGCGTCATCGACCGGTTCATGAACGGCGAAACGATCGACGCCAACACTTACCGCGCCGCCGAGCGCTCCCTGCGCGACCTGGTGACCTGACGAAGGAGCGAGGATGGAATTCCAGCAGATTATGGAGACCGCAGGCAAGGCGGTGGATGCCGCGGGTGTGGTGGCTATCGTGCTGGGCGCCGCGGTTTCTACGGGCCTGGCGGCGGCCGACTGGCTCCGCGGCCAGCGGCACACGGTCTATGAAACCTACCGGCGCCGGCTCGGACGCTCTATTCTGCTGGGCCTCGAACTGCTGGTGGCCGCGGACATCATCCGCACCGTAGCCGTCACCCCGACATTCCAGTCCGTCGGCGTGCTCGCCATCATCGTCCTGATCCGGACGTTCCTCAGTTTCTCCCTCGAGCTGGAGATCACGGGCCGCTGGCCATGGCAGAAACAGCCCTCCGAAGACATCGACGCCCCGGCGCAGCGGGGGGCTGACCCCCGCAAGCCCTAAGTGTTGGTACGGTGAGCACGGAAACCATAAGGAGGCTTAGGAGATGGTCCCACGCAGATCCTGCACCCGCGCACCCATGGTGGGTGCCGCCGTCGTTCTTGGAGTTT
Encoded proteins:
- a CDS encoding DNA topoisomerase IB — translated: MTLQLEKPARKPRLRRINCNGPGISRRRYGKGYSYRAADGSKIKDPETVERINQLAIPPAWRDVWISPVPNGHIQATGIDDAGRRQYIYHPRWRELKDREKFDRALDFGDALPKARPGITRILRSEGPSEQRAYAAAFRLIEDAGLRIGNEEYAQTNGSFGVTTIQIRHLRVRGSVIELDFPAKSGQQWTGHIEDADLAEALKPLLKNRGPDEQVLGYFNDDGEFTPISSAGLNDFIREQCGEDFTAKDFRTWQGTVAAAIALAAHPPERSSPTARKKAVAAAMREVAEHLGNTATIARKSYVDPRVIDRFMNGETIDANTYRAAERSLRDLVT
- a CDS encoding DUF1622 domain-containing protein is translated as MEFQQIMETAGKAVDAAGVVAIVLGAAVSTGLAAADWLRGQRHTVYETYRRRLGRSILLGLELLVAADIIRTVAVTPTFQSVGVLAIIVLIRTFLSFSLELEITGRWPWQKQPSEDIDAPAQRGADPRKP